In a genomic window of Zonotrichia albicollis isolate bZonAlb1 chromosome 7, bZonAlb1.hap1, whole genome shotgun sequence:
- the LOC141729604 gene encoding olfactory receptor 14J1-like, with the protein MSNSSSISHFLLLALADTQQLQLLHFCLLLGISLAALLGNGLIISAVACGHHLHTPMFFFLLNLALSDLGSICTTVPKAMHNSLWDTRNISYTGCAAQVFLVFFFLGSEYYLLTIMCYDRYVSICKPLHYGTLLGSRACAHMAAAAWASAFLTGLVHTANAFSLPLCHGNALGQFFCEVSQILKLTCSHSNLREFGLLGFSICLEFGCFVFIVFSYVQIFRAVLRIPSEQGRHKAFSTCLPHLAMVSLFVSTAVFAYLKPPSMSSPSLDLALSVLYSVVPPVLNPLVYSLRNQELKAAVWRLITGWF; encoded by the coding sequence atgtccaacagcagctccatcagccatttcctcctgctggcactggcagacacgcagcagctgcagctcctgcacttctgcctcttgctgggcatctccctggctgccctcctgggcaacggcctcatcatcagcgccgtagcctgcggccaccacctgcacacgcccatgttcttcttcctgctcaacctggccctcagcgacctgggctccatctgcaccactgtccccaaagccatgcacaattccctctgggacaccaggaacatctcctacactggatgtgctgctcaggtctttctggttttcttctttcttggaTCAGAGTATtacctcctgaccatcatgtgctatgaccgctatgtgtccatctgcaaacccctgcactacgggaccctcctgggcagcagagcttgtgcccacatggcagcagctgcctgggccagtgcctttctcactgGTCTCGTGCACACGGCCAATGCATTTTCCCTgcctctgtgccatggcaatgccttgggccagttcttctgtgaggtatcccagatcctcaagctcacCTGTTCACACTCAAACctcagggaatttgggctccttgggttttcaatctgtttggaatttggttgttttgtgttcattgttttctcctatgtgcagatcttcagggctgtgctgaggatcccctctgaacagggacggcacaaagccttttccacctgccttccTCACCTGGCCATGGTCTCTCTGTTCGTCAGCACAGCAGtgtttgcctacctgaagcccccctccatgtcctccccatccttggatctggccctgtcagttctgtactcggtggtgcctccagtcCTGAACCCCCTcgtctacagcctgaggaaccaggagctcaaggctgcagtgtggagactgatcaCTGGATGGTTttag
- the LOC141729524 gene encoding uncharacterized protein LOC141729524 gives MQKEEVVRKRKMAQQPQAGAWSSELVVHEQLQGKEKPQKCLKRGKSFSQKSNLIYHMRIHTGERPYICEECGKSFSQKSNLICHMRIHTGERPYICEEWGKSFRRRSNLTVHLRSYIKERSYKCEECGKSFSQISHLTVHMRRHTGQKPYECDKCRKGFQTSSDLLRHQRAHTEERPFLCPDCGKGFKYNSSLVSHQHMHTRERPYECPECGKRSTHESNLIVHKRIHTGERSYECGECGKSFCQRSHLIYHLRSHTGEKPCECDKCRKRFHTSSHLVRHQRIHTDERPFCCPFPPIQIEKGQRIAQLVPLEQMTKSLPPHQSQSRGNGALAQLEDLLC, from the exons ATGCAAAAGGAGGAGGtcgtgaggaagaggaagatggcCCAGCAGCCCCAAGCAG GTGcctggagctcagagctggtggtccatgagcagcttcaggGTAAGGAGAAGCCCCAGAAGTGCTTGAAacgtgggaagagcttcagccagaaaTCCAACCTGATCTATCACATGAGAATCCACACGGGGGAGAGGCCCTATATATgtgaggagtgtgggaagagcttcagccagaaaTCCAACCTGATCTGCCACATGAGAATCCACACGGGGGAGAGGCCCTATATATGTGAGGAGTGGGGGAAGAGCTTCAGACGGAGATCCAACTTGACTGTCCACCTGAGGAGCTACATCAAGGAGAGGTCTTACAAGTgtgaggagtgtgggaagagcttcagccagatcTCCCACCTGACCGTCCACATGAGGAGGCACACTGGGCAGAAACCGtacgagtgtgataaatgcagaaaggggtttcagaccagctctgatctcctcaggcaccagcgcgctcacacagaggagaggcccttcctctgccccgactgtgggaaAGGCTTCAAGTACAACTCTTCCCTTGTCAGCCACCAGCACATGCACACccgggagaggccctatgagtgtcctgagtgtgggaagagatCCACCCACGAGTCGAACCTGATTGTCCAcaagaggatccacactggcgAGAGGTcttacgagtgtggggagtgtgggaagagcttctgcCAGCGCTCCCACCTGATCtaccacctgaggagccacactggggagaagccctgtgagtgtgataaatgcaggaagaggtttcataCCAGCTCTCATCTTGTCAGGCACCAGAGGATTCACACGGATGAGCGGCCCTTTTGCTGCCCTTTTCCACCGATACAAATCGAGAAAGGACAGAGGATAGCTCAATTAGTTCCATTGGAACAAATGACTAAATCATTACCCCCTCATCAATCACAGTCCAGGGGGAACGGGGCTTTGGCTCAACTGGAGGACTTACTCTGTTAA